Proteins encoded in a region of the Panicum hallii strain FIL2 chromosome 3, PHallii_v3.1, whole genome shotgun sequence genome:
- the LOC112885974 gene encoding uncharacterized protein LOC112885974, whose translation MCPLRVILIFLSATIAGFFLIRGLNAEPDQFADDDDKASESGSPRAPVPIPSKVGSAVKTGFWTLVDMASGRYLWRTLVAQPAQSESEKAR comes from the exons ATGTGCCCGCTGCGGGTCATCCTCATCTTCCTCTCCGCCACCATCGCCGGATTCTTCCTCATCCGGGGGCTCAACGCCGAGCCTGACCAATtcgccgacgacgacgacaaggCCTCCGAGTCGGGATCTCCCAGGGCGCCCGTACCCATCCCTTCCAAG GTTGGATCGGCTGTGAAAACTGGATTCTGGACTCTGGTGGATATGGCAAGCGGGCGGTACCTCTGGCGCACCCTTGTCGCACAACCCGCACAATCTGAGTCAGAAAAGGCCCGGTGA
- the LOC112885973 gene encoding CBL-interacting protein kinase 15, giving the protein MEGRGKILMERYELGRLLGKGTFGRVHYARNLESNRSVAIKMMDKDKVLKVGLSEQIRREITTMRLVAHKNIVELHEVMATRNKIYFVMEYVKGGELFDKIEKNGRLTESAAHNYFQQLISAVDYCHSRGVYHRDLKPENLLLDEDENLKVSDFGLSALSESKRQDGLLHTTCGTPAYVAPEVISKTGYDGAKSDIWSCGVVLFVLVAGYLPFQGPNLMEMYRKIQHGDFRCPSWFSHKLKKLLYKILDPNPSTRISIQKIKESTWFRKGPEGTRTVKEKIPSENATTNAAPTLSVRRGKNAYEDVKPLHVTNLNAFEIISFSSGFDLSGLFIEMEHRKEARFTSDKPASDIISKIEDVAKMLNLRVRKKDNGVVKIQGRKEGRNGVLQFDTEIFEITPFHHLVEMKQTSGDSLEYQKLFEQDIRPALKDIVWAWHGDDQQQMQE; this is encoded by the coding sequence ATGGAGGGTAGAGGAAAGATTTTGATGGAGCGGTATGAGTTGGGGAGATTGCTGGGGAAAGGTACATTTGGCAGGGTGCATTATGCAAGAAACCTTGAGTCCAACAGAAGTGTTGCTATTAAGATGATGGACAAGGACAAAGTGCTCAAGGTCGGGCTTTCAGAGCAGATACGGCGTGAGATCACAACAATGAGGTTGGTGGCACATAAGAACATTGTTGAGCTTCATGAGGTCATGGCAACAAGGAACAAGATCTACTTTGTCATGGAGTATGTGAAAGGTGGCGAGCTCTTTGACAAGATTGAGAAGAATGGCAGGCTCACGGAGTCTGCTGCGCACAACTACTTCCAGCAGCTTATTAGTGCAGTGGATTACTGCCACAGCCGAGGCGTGTACCACCGGGACCTGAAGCCTGAGAATCTGCTGCTAGATGAGGATGAGAACCTGAAGGTCTCTGATTTTGGACTGAGTGCACTTTCGGAGTCAAAAAGGCAAGATGGATTGCTCCATACCACCTGTGGAACACCAGCTTATGTAGCTCCAGAGGTGATCAGCAAGACAGGCTATGATGGTGCAAAATCAGACATCTGGTCTTGTGGTGTTGTTTTATTTGTCCTTGTTGCTGGTTATCTCCCTTTCCAAGGCCCAAACTTGATGGAGATGTATCGGAAGATACAGCATGGTGATTTCAGGTGCCCCAGTTGGTTTTCACACAAACTCAAGAAGCTGTTGTACAAGATCTTGGACCCCAACCCAAGCACAAGAATTTCAATTCAGAAAATAAAAGAGTCTACCTGGTTCCGAAAAGGCCCTGAGGGGACCCGCACAGTTAAGGAGAAAATTCCCAGTGAGAATGCCACCACAAATGCTGCTCCAACACTTTCTGTGAGGCGTGGAAAGAATGCTTATGAAGATGTGAAGCCGCTGCATGTGACAAACTTAAATGCCTTTGAAATTATCTCTTTCTCCTCAGGGTTTGATCTATCTGGCTTATTTATTGAAATGGAACACAGAAAGGAGGCACGATTTACTTCAGATAAGCCAGCCTCAGACATCATCTCGAAGATTGAAGATGTTGCAAAGATGCTGAATCTCAGGGTAAGGAAGAAGGATAATGGTGTTGTCAAGATTCAAGGGAGGAAGGAGGGAAGGAATGGTGTCCTTCAGTTTGACACAGAGATCTTTGAGATCACACCGTTCCATCATCTCGTTGAGATGAAACAAACAAGCGGTGATTCACTTGAGTATCAGAAATTATTCGAACAGGACATCCGGCCAGCACTGAAGGACATAGTCTGGGCCTGGCATGGAGATGATCAGCAGCAAATGCAGGAGTAG
- the LOC112884239 gene encoding RING-H2 finger protein ATL56-like, whose protein sequence is MEEELGEWLMMAMWYFGLALTYGSLVVTVILLISEVLAGLQRWRNKLAGERLLESIPGVPYHPLPEGSPPSCVICIEEYERGERCFVMPGCAHMFHRECVRKWLRQGNPTCPICRATLLVAPAAAAEERVSTVENMV, encoded by the coding sequence ATGGAAGAAGAATTAGGGGAGTGGCTGATGATGGCCATGTGGTATTTCGGCCTCGCGCTCACCTACGGTTCCCTGGTGGTCACGGTAATCTTACTAATCTCCGAGGTGCTGGCCGGCCTCCAACGCTGGCGCAACAAGCTCGCCGGCGAGCGCCTGCTGGAGAGCATACCCGGCGTCCCGTACCACCCGCTGCCCGAGGGGTCGCCGCCGTCGTGCGTGATCTGCATTGAGGAGTACGAGCGCGGAGAGAGGTGCTTCGTCATGCCGGGATGCGCTCACATGTTCCACAGAGAATGCGTGCGCAAGTGGCTGCGTCAAGGCAACCCCACCTGCCCAATCTGTAGAGCAACACTACTAGTcgcgccagcagcagcagcagaagaacgtgttagcacggtagagaaCATGGTGTAG
- the LOC112886483 gene encoding probable serine/threonine-protein kinase WNK8, with protein MSGPRRCGSRRPAVVGDNTNGYVETDPNGRYGRFDELLGKGAMKSVYRGFDEERGVEVAWNQASLSDVLRTPDAVQRMYSEVQLLSTLRHDAIIGFHASWVDVPRRTFNFITELFSSGTLRSYRLRYPRVSLRAVRSWARQILRGLAYLHAHRPPVIHRDLKCDNLFVNGHQGQVKIGDLGLAAVLREAGQAAHSVIGTPEFMAPEMYDEEYSELVDVYSFGMCMLEMLTVEYPYSECSNPAQIYKKVTAGKLPDAFYRVEDGEARRFIGRCLVAASRRPSAAELLLDPFLLDDHHHVMSTMSCAAVTMAPPPLPPAGPPSSSTCSSSDVSSLGDDHQDVSEDADDPLVARTTEMTITGKLNAEEDTIFLKVQIADETGNNVRNIYFPFDMVNDTATEVAEEMVKELEIRDRDPSEIAAMIEQEIERLLPGRKQQHEYAVYAAHDDDDDENEERPPPFYYLSSSPTSSQSSVCPYASDDFSRPQGGAWSKDYGYYCACLSDDDDMSSSGNQDEAQSPRPEVVGGPSGFSKAQPKNTRFGSSLARQLQRQCSMSPHAGRPRRREDEDWHGRRGRMTRNRSMVDMRSQLLHRTLVEELNRRLFFNTVGAVENIGFRAPTTTTTTSSSSSTRGRRSRDDKHHQNYVML; from the exons ATGTCCGGGCCTCGGCGGTGCGgcagccggcggccggcggtagtgGGGGACAACACCAACGGATACGTCGAGACCGATCCCAATGGTCGCTATGGCCGG TTCGACGAGCTGCTCGGCAAGGGCGCCATGAAGTCTGTGTACCGTGGCTTCGACGAGGAgcgcggcgtggaggtggcgtGGAACCAGGCCAGCCTGAGCGACGTCCTCCGGACCCCCGACGCGGTGCAGCGCATGTACTCGGAGGTGCAGCTGCTGAGCACGCTCCGCCACGACGCCATCATCGGCTTCCACGCGTCCTGGGTGGACGTGCCCCGGCGCACCTTCAACTTCATCACCGAGCTCTTCTCCTCCGGCACGCTCCGCTCCTACCGCCTCCGCTACCCGCGCGTGAGCCTCCGCGCCGTCCGGTCCTGGGCGCGCCAGATCCTGCGCGGCCTCGCCTACCTCCACGCCCACCGCCCGCCGGTGATCCACCGCGACCTCAAGTGCGACAACCTCTTCGTGAACGGGCACCAGGGCCAGGTCAAGATCGGCGACCTGGGCCTCGCCGCCGTGCTCCGGGAGGCCGGGCAGGCGGCGCACAGCGTGATCGGGACGCCGGAGTTCATGGCGCCCGAGATGTACGACGAGGAGTACAGCGAGCTGGTGGACGTGTACTCGTTCGGCATGTGCATGCTGGAGATGCTCACCGTGGAGTACCCCTACAGCGAGTGCTCCAACCCCGCGCAGATCTACAAGAAGGTCACCGCCGGCAAGCTGCCCGACGCCTTCTACCGGGTGGAGGACGGGGAGGCCCGGCGGTTCATCGGCAGGTGCCTTGTCGCCGCGTCCAGGAGGCCGTCCGCGGCAGAGCTGCTGCTGGATCCGTTCCTACTCGACGATCATCATCACGTCATGTCGACGATGTCGTGTGCCGCCGTGACGATGgcaccgccgccattgccgcctgCTGGTCCTCCTTCTTCTTCGACCTGCAGCAGTTCCGATGTTTCGTCGTTGGGCGATGATCATCAGGATGTAAGTGAGGATGCAGACGATCCTCTAGTGGCCAGGACGACTGAGATGACCATCACCGGCAAGCTGAACGCCGAGGAGGACACCATCTTCCTTAAAGTACAGATCGCCGACGAGACAG GGAATAATGTTCGGAACATCTACTTCCCGTTCGACATGGTGAACGACACGGCGACagaggtggcggaggagatgGTCAAGGAGCTGGAGATCAGGGACCGGGACCCATCGGAGATCGCGGCCATGATCGAGCAGGAGATCGAGAGGCTGCTTCCCGGGCGAAAGCAGCAGCACGAGTATGCTGTGTACGCTGCacatgatgatgatgacgacgaaAACGAGGAGCGCCCTCCTCCCTTCTACTATCTCTCCTCTtcccccacctcctcccaaaGCTCTGTCTGTCCCTACGCCTCCGACGACTTCTCTCGCCCACAAGGCGGTGCCTGGTCCAAAG ATTATGGGTACTACTGCGCTTGTTTAAGCGACGACGATGACATGAGCTCCTCGGGGAATCAGGACGAGGCCCAATCACCACGACCTGAAGTCGTCGGAGGGCCCAGCGGATTCTCAAAGGCCCAGCCCAAGAACACGAGATTCGGCAGCTCCCTGGCTCGGCAGCTGCAGCGGCAGTGCAGCATGTCGCCGCACgccgggcggccgcggcggcgggaggacgAGGACTGGcacgggaggagggggaggatgaCGCGGAACCGGTCGATGGTGGACATGCGGAGCCAGCTGCTGCACCGGACGCTGGTGGAGGAGCTCAACCGCCGCCTCTTCTTCAACACCGTCGGCGCCGTCGAGAACATCGGCTTCCGGGCgccgaccaccaccaccaccacctcctcgtcgtcgtcgacgcGTGGCAGGAGGAGCAGAGACGACAAGCATCACCAGAACTACGTCATGCTTTGA